AATGTTCTCGATCAGGCGCCCCTCCCTGCTCCTCAGGGCACGGCCCAGAGCGCTGACGACGCCCGTGGAGACAGTGGATTGGAACCCGAAAGGATTGCCGATGGCAATCACCAACTGCCCGACCCGAAGGCGGGAGGAGTCTCCCAGGGTCATATGGGGGAGCCCGGACCCGGCCGCTCTCAGCACTGCCAGATCCGTTGCCGGATCGATCCCGGTTCGGGTCGCCTGCAGACGGGAGCCGTCTTCAAGCAGGACCTCCAGTTGCAGAGCGTTCTGCACGACGTGCGCATTGGTCAGAAGATAACCGTCCGGAGCGATGATCGCCCCCGATCCGGCACCGACCGTTCCCGTCTGCCCGGTAACGTCGGAAGGACCGGCCAAAATGCCGACCACGGCCGGTCCGATGGTCTCGGCAACGGTGATGACCGCCCGCGAATAGGCGTCCAGCAGCTCCACCTCGGAGCTCTTTTCCGGACAAACGCGACGGGTCTGGTCGCTGCCCTCTTTTGCCCCCGAATTTTTTTCCGGTTCCTGATCCGGTCTGGGTGTCATGGTTCCTCGCTCCCCGAAAGTATAGCATGGCCGATCGATCACCGGTTCAGGCCTTAGGATGAATAATTCAAATCGAAATCGGGATCGAAATCGAAATCGAAATCGGCTTTCGGCCTTTTTGTATATAAAACCACGGCTCGCAGCGAGGTGAAAGATTGCCAGAGACAACCGGTTTGTGCTAGATTTCCCGGGATTTTTCACCGACTTTCAGCAACAGGAGACAAAAATGCCGACAACCGCCGACCTGAAACGCGGACTGGTCATTCAGATCGACCAGGCGCCCTGCCTGGTTCTTGATGTCAATACCCAAACCCCTTCCGCCCGCGGCGGCAGCACCCTGGTCAAGACCAAATACCGGAACCTGCTCACCGGTCAGGTCCTGGAAAAGGCCTTCAAAGGGGGCGAGAGGATCGAAGAAGCCGATTTTGAAAAGCGCAAAGGGCAGTATCTTTATCCCCAGGGGGAAGGCGGGGTTTTCATGGACCTCGAAAGTTTCGACCAGTACGAACTGGAAGGGGCGATGTTCGACGAGGTCAAAGGGTATCTGCTCGAGGGAGCCGATGTTCAGCTGGGCCTGTTTCAAGGCCGGGTGGTCAGCCTCGACCTGCCACTGACGGTGGAACTGACGGTTGCGGAAACCGCTCCGGCCATCAAACATGCAACCGCCACCGCCCAGACCAAGGAAGCGGTGCTGGAGACCGGACTGAAGATTCAGGTGCCCGGATATCTCGAGGCGGGCGAGAGGATCAAGATAGATACCCGGGAAGGACGGTTTATCTCCCGGGCGTGAACGAAAAATGATGAGGCTTCGATTGGATGCAGCGGATCAAAGTGAGTGATCCCGAGCGCTGCTTGACTTTTGCAGGAGCATGTTTCTATTATTCGGTAACGACTGATCCGGACGGCAAATGAGCGATTTTCTGAAGAAATTTTTTCACCTCCACACCTTGCGCAGCAAAATGCTGGCGCTGGTCATCCCTCTGGTGGTTTTGCCGCTGATCATTGTCGGCGGACTCGCCGGTTTCATCTCCTATCGCCAGGCCTATCTCGGCATCACCCAGACGAGCAAGGACGACCTCGACCATATGGCGCAATTCACCATCGATCTGCTCGATGCGCACTACCGGCAGTTCGAGGTCTACAAGGAAGACAAAAAGAAGACGGTTCAGGAGGAGATGACGGTTCTGACCAACCTGGCCTATAACCTTGTGGAAGCGCAGCACCGTCTCTATTCCCAAGGGCAACTGGACCTGGGCGCGGCGAAATCCGCCGCCCGGCAGGCGCTGAAGGAAGTCAACGTTGGAGAGTCGGGTTACATCTATGCCATGACCAGCAAGGGGCAGCTGGTGGCGCACATTGCCAGGGAAGGCGACAATATCTATGACGAACAGGACGAGGACGGCCGCTATTTCATCCGCTCCATGTGCCAGTCCGCCCTCGCTTCCTCTCCGGGGGATGTGCTCTTTACCGTCTACCCCTGGCGTAATGCGATCTTAGGCGATGTGGCGCCCCGCAAAAAAATGGTCGCCTATCGCTATTTTCCGCAATGGGACTGGATCATCGCCACCGGCGGCTACCTGGAAGAAACCTACGAGGATATTGAATTCGAAAAACGCTCCTTCGCGCAACTCAAGGAGCGGATCAAGCAGAAGAGGGTGGGGCAGACAGGCTATATCTACGCTCTGGACGGCGACGGGCGTCTGACCATTCATCCCGAGCAGGAGGGTGAGAATATCCGGGGGTCCCAGGACACCGACGGCAATTTCTTCATTCAGGAAATGGTCCGCAACAAAGAAGGCTGGATTCGTTACCCCTGGCAGAACCTCGGCGAACCGGAAGCGCGGATGAAAATCGTCCGTTATCTCTATTTCCAACCCTGGGACTGGGTGGTCGCGGTCGGCTCCTATGAGGACGAGTTCTACCGGGAGGCCAATCTGATCAAGGGGCACATTATCGCCAGCCTGCTGGTTCTGACCTTTTTCGTTGGCGTCATCGCCGTCTCCCTTGTCTGTCAGGCGGCCAAACAGCTGACCGATCCGATCCATAACATGATCGAGGTCATACATAAGGTGAAAAGCGGTCGCCTGGAGGAACGCATGGAGGTTCCCGGCAATGATGAAATGAGTGAATTGGCCACGCACTTCAATCATATGGCCGACATTATCCGCCAGAACCGGGAGCTCGAGACCAGCCTGGCCCAACAGGGCAAGCTGGCCTCCCTCGGCGTTCTTGCCTCCGGGGTCGCTCACGAAATCAACAATCCCCTTGGTATCATTCTCGGTTACGCCGGGTACCTCGAAGGAAAAATGGGTGAAGACAATCCTCATTACCGCTTCGTTCACGAAATCAAGCGGGAGAGCAAGCGCTGCAAGAAGATCGTGCAGGATCTGCTCAGCTATGCCCGCATCCCCAAGCCGGTTTTCGAGGAGGTTGACCTGAACGAGCTGCTGGAGCAGATTGTCGATTTTGCAGCAAACCATACCGACCTGCAGAACGTTCTGGTGAGAAAGGATTTGGCCGGGGATCTGCCGCCGGTCATGATGGACGGCGATCAGATACGCCAGGTGGCGATCAACCTGATTCTCAATGCCGGATCGGCCATGCCCGAAGGGGGAGAGATTACGGTCCGGACCTCGAGAGAGAATGACCAGAATATTCTATTGACCATCGAGGACAACGGTGTGGGTATTGATCCCGAGCACATCGAAAAGATCTTCGAGCCTTTCTATACCACGAAAAAAAGCGGCACCGGCCTGGGGCTTGCCATAACCCGGCAGATCATAACGCTTCATCATGGCAGTATCGCCGTTGAAAGCGAAGCCGGGAAGGGGACCCGTTTCGTGATCCGTCTGCCGTTACGACAGGAGGTTCCCGCCTATGCCTCATAAAAACCGGATTCTGTTGATTGACGATGAAGAGGGGATGTGCCGCATGATGGAAGCGGTGCTGACGGACAGCGGTTACGGTGTCGAGTACAATACCCGGTCCTATGAGGCGGTAGACAGTTTCCGGCCGGGTCAGTTCGATCTGGTGGTGACCGACATCAAGATGCCCGGCATGGACGGGCTGGAAGTCTTGCAGCGGCTCAAGGAAAAAGACCCGCAACTGCCCGTGATCATCATTTCTGCCTATGCCACTGTTGAAACCGCGATTCAGGCCCTGCGGCGCGGTGCTCACGATATGGTGACCAAGCCTTTCGAGCCCGAGGAACTGATTTACCGGGTCAAAAACGCTCTCAAGCACAATCAACTGATCAAGGAGAACACCGAGTTGCGGGAGGAGTTGCAGGGCCGGTTCGATTTCGGCAGGATCGTCGGATCGTCCCCCCAGCTGCAGAAGGTGCTGGAAATGGTCAAGAAGCTTGCCATAAGGGACACTTCGGTTCTGATCACAGGAGAGTCCGGGACCGGCAAGGAATTGGTCGCCCAGGCGATTCACTACAACTCGCAAAGGCGGGACAGGAAATACCTGGCCATCAACTGCGGCGCTTTGCCGGAATCGGTGCTGGAAAGCGAGCTGTTCGGCTACAAAAAGGGGGCTTTTACCGGTGCCAACGAAAACCGCAAGGGGCTGCTGGAAGAGGCTGACGGGGGAACCCTCTTTCTCGATGAAGTGGGCAATCTGCCCCTGAATGTTCAGAAAACCCTGCTGCGATTTCTGCAGGAACAGGAATTCCGGCGCATCGGCGACAACGCGTCGATCAAGGTTAACGTCCGTATCATCTCGGCAACCAATGCCGACCTGGAGAAAGGATGCAAGACCGGTGAGTTCCGCGAGGATCT
The genomic region above belongs to Syntrophotaleaceae bacterium and contains:
- a CDS encoding cache domain-containing protein, with protein sequence MSDFLKKFFHLHTLRSKMLALVIPLVVLPLIIVGGLAGFISYRQAYLGITQTSKDDLDHMAQFTIDLLDAHYRQFEVYKEDKKKTVQEEMTVLTNLAYNLVEAQHRLYSQGQLDLGAAKSAARQALKEVNVGESGYIYAMTSKGQLVAHIAREGDNIYDEQDEDGRYFIRSMCQSALASSPGDVLFTVYPWRNAILGDVAPRKKMVAYRYFPQWDWIIATGGYLEETYEDIEFEKRSFAQLKERIKQKRVGQTGYIYALDGDGRLTIHPEQEGENIRGSQDTDGNFFIQEMVRNKEGWIRYPWQNLGEPEARMKIVRYLYFQPWDWVVAVGSYEDEFYREANLIKGHIIASLLVLTFFVGVIAVSLVCQAAKQLTDPIHNMIEVIHKVKSGRLEERMEVPGNDEMSELATHFNHMADIIRQNRELETSLAQQGKLASLGVLASGVAHEINNPLGIILGYAGYLEGKMGEDNPHYRFVHEIKRESKRCKKIVQDLLSYARIPKPVFEEVDLNELLEQIVDFAANHTDLQNVLVRKDLAGDLPPVMMDGDQIRQVAINLILNAGSAMPEGGEITVRTSRENDQNILLTIEDNGVGIDPEHIEKIFEPFYTTKKSGTGLGLAITRQIITLHHGSIAVESEAGKGTRFVIRLPLRQEVPAYAS
- a CDS encoding trypsin-like peptidase domain-containing protein — its product is MTPRPDQEPEKNSGAKEGSDQTRRVCPEKSSEVELLDAYSRAVITVAETIGPAVVGILAGPSDVTGQTGTVGAGSGAIIAPDGYLLTNAHVVQNALQLEVLLEDGSRLQATRTGIDPATDLAVLRAAGSGLPHMTLGDSSRLRVGQLVIAIGNPFGFQSTVSTGVVSALGRALRSREGRLIENIIQHTAPLNPGNSGGPLVDSRGRLVGVNTAIIAQAQGIGFALPAATAHMVVSQLISHGRVRRAHLGLAAQQRPLARQVVRILKLPQSTAVEVVAVDSLGPAGKAGIRQGDLILALAGQPVESVDDIHHFLAKWTIGEPLSLTILRSGETTHLEIIPTEAPAFKS
- a CDS encoding sigma-54 dependent transcriptional regulator, whose amino-acid sequence is MPHKNRILLIDDEEGMCRMMEAVLTDSGYGVEYNTRSYEAVDSFRPGQFDLVVTDIKMPGMDGLEVLQRLKEKDPQLPVIIISAYATVETAIQALRRGAHDMVTKPFEPEELIYRVKNALKHNQLIKENTELREELQGRFDFGRIVGSSPQLQKVLEMVKKLAIRDTSVLITGESGTGKELVAQAIHYNSQRRDRKYLAINCGALPESVLESELFGYKKGAFTGANENRKGLLEEADGGTLFLDEVGNLPLNVQKTLLRFLQEQEFRRIGDNASIKVNVRIISATNADLEKGCKTGEFREDLFYRLNVVNIHMPPLRERRDDILLLAAHFIREQNQQFGTQVKGFTPEASKAIHEYFWPGNIRQLKNVIEACMAMESGVYLTLPVLSQFIDLDGDRNDAEPQLHAGFGSDIMDYDYSNSLARFERDYLKRLLKDSQGNVEAAAKASGMNMATIYRKMKKYGVDKADF
- a CDS encoding elongation factor P; its protein translation is MPTTADLKRGLVIQIDQAPCLVLDVNTQTPSARGGSTLVKTKYRNLLTGQVLEKAFKGGERIEEADFEKRKGQYLYPQGEGGVFMDLESFDQYELEGAMFDEVKGYLLEGADVQLGLFQGRVVSLDLPLTVELTVAETAPAIKHATATAQTKEAVLETGLKIQVPGYLEAGERIKIDTREGRFISRA